The stretch of DNA TTGTTATACTTGCAGATGCTTTCGtgaaggcccatgccggggccatcaaggttgaGACCAcaaagtcggaccttttcaaggttaaaCAAAGAGGCAAcaagatgctcagggagttcgtgtcaaggttcCAGATAGAACGGATAGACCTGCCTCCGGTTGAAGATGATTGGGTCATTGAGGCATTCACTCAGGGGCTTAACCCCCaaagctccttggcttcacagCAGCTAAGACAACATTTGGTAGAGTAGCCGGCGGTGACTTGGGCCGACGTCTACAACAGGTatcagtcgaagatcagggtcaAGGACGACCAAGTCGGAGCCCCTTCCGGGTCTgtttatcagagtataacttcaacgttgatgTTGCCAGCATCGTGTCAGCCATCGGGCACATGTAAGTATCACGGAACCCATGGTCACAGGACCGAGGATTGCCGACAGCTAAGAGAAGAAGCTGCCCAGTTACTCAACAACGGGCACCTCCGAGAGTTTATGAGTGATCGGGGTAAAaaccacttcaggaacagggaCACCAACAATCAGGTCGAACAAGAGGAGCCTCAGTacttcatcaacatgatcatcagaGGGGTCGATGTCCCCCAAGGACCAATGAtaaagcgcaccaaagtgtcTATCATGAGGGAAAAATGCACCCGAGATTATGTCCCGGAGGGAACCAtttcattcaatgatgaggatgACGAGGGCATCAAGCATCCTTACAATGACacgctggtaatatctgtacttatcaataaatctcgagttaaacgtgtgttgattgatccaggtagctcgtccAATCTTTATCAGATCAAGAGTCGTAGAGCAATTAGGGTTACATGACCAAATAGTGCCAACAGTCAGAGTGTTGAatggatttaacatggcatgtgaaaccactaaaagGGAGATAACCTTGCCGGTGAACACCACACTCTATTTGGAAGGTcgtgggttcacaacatgagggcactACCCTCGACCTTGTACCAGGCGTTGAAATTCCCTACACTGGGAGAAGTCAAGACGGTCTGCAAAAGAGTAGCCGGCTGCAGAGGAGATATTTGCAGTCGACGAGGTGATCCCGGTGCCCGCAATTTCTACATCAAGGAATGTGTAGCGGACCAGAAAGGAAaaaattaaatagcaatcactgatgtCAGTCTCGGTCGAACCAGAGGAACGAGGAATAGGCGGGGGAGGGTGATTACGGAGTCCCGAGATCGTTCATAGCTCCTGATGACactgatgccaccaaatcgatGGTCGAAGAGTTGGAGCAAATCATATTAATCGAACACATaccggatcgaaaggtatacctgggcacaggattaacccccgag from Nicotiana tomentosiformis chromosome 11, ASM39032v3, whole genome shotgun sequence encodes:
- the LOC138900836 gene encoding uncharacterized protein; amino-acid sequence: MSNSQSAHLNVDAESGHHGKNNNLVPRNEVPPADPNGVPVADSVDANSQAHAGAIKVETTKSDLFKVKQRGNKMLREFVSRFQIERIDLPPVEDDWVIEAFTQGLNPQSSLASQQLRQHLPSGTCKYHGTHGHRTEDCRQLREEAAQLLNNGHLREFMSDRGKNHFRNRDTNNQVEQEEPQYFINMIIRGVDVPQGPMIKRTKVSIMREKCTRDYVPEGTISFNDEDDEGIKHPYNDTLVISVLINKSRVKRVLIDPGSSSNLYQIKSRRAIRVT